The window GATCCTCTCGATGTATCTTGTACTCCGTCCACGCGTCAGCTTCGGCTAGGCGAGAGCCGGTTTTAGCATCGGCAGCAACTCGCTGCTTACAGTGGCACTTTGTACTCGAGACTTGGCAGCTTATGCTCGGAGCTGAGTAGTCCACCTCATCAAGCAATTGTCCAAACCAGGTGAATATTGGTCAGATAGGCAGATAACATGAAGGGCACGTGCAATCAATATTTCAGTGGCGAGAATACAGCGGTATGATTCCCCTTACGCTAAACAAAGCTGTGAAAAGGAAAATCGCATCAAAAGTACAAAATGCAGCCAAGACACTAATTCCCCGAAACGCCATCAAGATCCTATTGAATCTTGCCCATCTATcacagcaccagcatctccaaaccACATCGTCAAAACGTCCTTCTCATATCTCCACAGCATCGCAACAGTCGGATCATTCTCAAATTCACAGGGCCGACTGGctctttcctttccctttcctcctTGAGATCCTTGCCAGGATAATCAGACAACCAAGCATTCGCGGGTGTTGAAATGCCGATGCCATATGTACTTGCTTCCCAGCAGTAGCCCGCACGAAGCGAATCAGTAGGGCTTACATCGTGCCCAAGTTCCCATAAAACCATGACGCAGTAAAGGGTTTGCCTAGACGGTAATGTCTTGAATGCTGGCATCTCCCCCGTTTTCCCGTCGGGTGGTATTCTTGCACCAAGCATTGCGTCTCTGTCATCGATCCGCATGCAATGACTTCCATCGTATTCCCAGGCCGTGCAAGGAAATGTCGATTTAAAGCTGGTCAAGAAgcttccgtcttcttctctcgagAAGCTCCATCTGAACCTCCTCCATCGTTGGCAATGCCCACCCATGGCCATCCCCACTATCCCCAGGTAATGGTTCCCAGCCGTCGGGGACCCCCTGAGGCCCTGTCTTGACGAGAttctccgccgcctccctttctttctctgcctCGTATTGTAGCAGggcgtcgtcctcttcgccaGGAGCGTAGCCGTAGTACGCTGCGTCCACAATTTTCCTCAAGTCTTTGCTGGTTTCGAGTGGTTTGTCCTCTTGCTTCTTCGCTTGGGCCGCCTCAAAGAGCTCCTTGACGCCGGGCAGTTCTCGGGCTCGTCCGTAATACTTGTATCCCTTCCCTCCGCCCGGTATTTCTCTGCCTTGCTCGTCGTACATCTTCCCGCCTCCTCTCATGTAATTCGGCCCGCCTAAATTCCGTATCTGTACCTCCCACATGTGCTTCTCCCGCATCAGCTTGTTGATTTCATCGTTGATGTCGCGGATCTGGTAGTCGCTGAGCACGGGGTCCTGGATCCTCGAGACCTTGCGCGAAATCTCCTTGAGCACTTGGCCACGCCATCTCTCGCACGATGGGATTGAGTCGACTTCGGTGATGACCTTGGGGCGGCGAGTTCGTCCGGCGTCGATGATGCCCAGGTCTGCTGCTTGCGCTTCGCGGAAGCGGAAGAGCATAGACTGGGCCTTTTCCGAGTTTCGAGCCTATATAAAATAGATGAGCAAATTTTCGCCATAACTAAGGACAGATTCTTACCATTTTGACGGTGGGAACACGAGGGCCAAGTTGCTGTGAAAGTTGACGATCGCTCAGCTGGCAGAAGCTCACTTTGGAACTTTGCCTAAGCCAATGTGCAGCCTTGCGCAGGCCGCTGTGGCTGAGGCACCAGCCACCAGCAGTATTAGCCACCCGACACTTTTGAGAGTCCCCAGCCTTGCGACCCGGCAAATATCCTACCCTGCAATATCCAAGTTTCCATTATTTTTCAGTGAAATTTTCAAATAATGACCATTGGGGAAACTAAATTCGGCTAGATTCTCTATTGctattatcatcatcattttcTTTCAGCTGCGCAGCTGCTCTATACTCATACGATCATCTCTGAATCAACCTTACTCAGTATGTAGTGAGATGTCCTAACAGTCGTCATCGCAATCCTAACATTGGTAAAATATTGAAAGCAAACCTCAACTCGTGTCAAACAACATAACAGTACAGCTTGCTTCAATTGTTCGAAACTAGTCATAATTATCCACCAATAGGATGCTATTTTGTTCCGGTTGTCAAGGCTCACCGAGTTCAGGTGAACACCTAATTGCTCACGCAAAGCCCCAATGATAGATGAAGCATTTCCGCGGCATTTCCGCTGTTGCTCGCGAAGTAGCTTGtaggagaaaaagaacatcTCCGCGACACCCAGCAAAAGCCAGCTTTACGCTAGACTATTGAAACGAGCTGCCAGAAGGAATCTGCCGGAGCTCAGATTTAGATCAGCCGTGCCGGCCATGGCCCCACTACGGAGCTGGGTTGCTTTTGATATGACCATTCAAGCTTGAGTGCTCAATCAGGCAGTAAGACAGTTGATAAGTATTCAAAGCAATGTTATTTACGAAGAAAACAGAGACAGATAGTAAAGTAGGCACATTGAAATGATTATAAGACGGTGCCTTTCTTCTCACTTTCGACAATGTTTATTCATCACAACAATCGCAGCCATAGAAAGGACAGACACAACAGCTTAAATCGCCCTGATCCCTCCTACTTCAATATTCTATTCCCTGACTCAATCAACAACTCAAACACCTAATAATTTGCCACACCTTAAACTATTTTGACAATGTCAcactccatcatctccccgGCTATCCTCTATTGGGGCACTCCCGTTGTCCTCGTCTCGTCCGAGAACGAAGATGGGTCTGAAAACATCTGTGCCATCTCTTCTGCTTTTTGGCTGGGACATCGGTGCATCCTTGGCTTTGCAGCCCAAAGCAAGACACCAGTGAACATTCTTCGAACTGGTCAATGTGTTGTCAATCTTCCCGACGACAGCATGGCTCGCCATGTCAACCTGCTAGCCGATACAACTGGCACCGAGAATGTCTCTGACTCGAAGAAGGACAGAGGATACCGCTATGTCAAGGACAAATGGACCTGCGCGGATCTTACGCCTCAGATATCCGATCTTGTTCGCCCGCGTCGAATTTTGGAATGTCCTGTTCAGATGGAATGCGAATTAGCCGAAGCCCATCAAGTTATGAAGGACTATCCCGATCTCAAGGGCGTCATCGTCTGCATTGAGCTCAAGATTCTTCGAACCCATGTTGTGGATTCGATTCGTATGCCGGGATATCCCAACCGTATCGATCCCGACAAGTGGCGGCCCATGATTATGTCTTTCCAGGAATTGTATGGCCTGGGAGGAGgaaagctggccaagagcaCTTTGGGCAAGGTTCAGGAAGAAAAGTATCGTGGACTTACACGAAGTGGCGTTGTTAAATTGCCTGGAGATgacgacaaggaagaagTCGAGGCGGCTTATATGAAGGCACATGGgggccttgaagatggaaactAGATACTATAAGACTGACCGATCGCTTTTCTCGTTTTAGAACGTACACGCAGTATAGAGTTAGACAGGATATTTCTTACAATTGAGCTTTTATCTATATGAATTGACCAGTTTGCGGCATCCGTTGTCACAACAAGCATCATAATATACTATAGCCTCGGTAGTGAATATGTCAGTAACAAAGCATGTAGCCTTTTGGACGTATCGAACAGGAAATACCAAAGCTATACACCCATCTCAGAAATAATAAACCATTCAGTCAGGAGCAGCATATTTAAACTATGAGAAAACAATAACATATATAGCTTGTAATATATATAGCTTGTAACATTTCAACCTATAGACTATTCTAATTAGTTACGAATCTGACCCAGAAGATCGGGATCCTCATATGCTACTTTGCCCTCGCTAACATCGGGATAAATATCGTAACGCCTCTGTGTCTCCAAAGGTATGTTTCTTCGTGTCTCCGTAATTCTCTCTTCGTTCAGTTCAGCCTCAATGATAGCCTCCCCTTCTTCAGTCTCCGCCAAGACACCAGCCATTGGGTCGAGAATCATACTGTGGCCCCAGGCATGATAGGGACCATCTAGGTTACGTGCAGGGCTGCACATTCCCACGTAAATTTGGTTGTCAACGGCTCGTGCCTGGGCTAATAGCTTCCAGTGAAGGGCGCCTGTGATGAGGTTGAACGCGCCAGGGTAGATTAGAGCAAATGCTCCTTTGCGAGCTGCAATAGTTGCAAGCTCAGGGAACCGAATATCGTAGCAAATACCAATAGCGACTTTTCCATATTCGGGAAAGTCGACGAGGGTGACCTTGTTGCCTGGGCTGAGAACGTCAGATTCCCGGAAAGTAATTTTGC of the Trichoderma breve strain T069 chromosome 4, whole genome shotgun sequence genome contains:
- a CDS encoding isy1-like splicing family domain-containing protein, coding for MARNSEKAQSMLFRFREAQAADLGIIDAGRTRRPKVITEVDSIPSCERWRGQVLKEISRKVSRIQDPVLSDYQIRDINDEINKLMREKHMWEVQIRNLGGPNYMRGGGKMYDEQGREIPGGGKGYKYYGRARELPGVKELFEAAQAKKQEDKPLETSKDLRKIVDAAYYGYAPGEEDDALLQYEAEKEREAAENLVKTGPQGVPDGWEPLPGDSGDGHGWALPTMEEVQMELLERRRRKLLDQL
- a CDS encoding flavin reductase like domain-containing protein, with protein sequence MSHSIISPAILYWGTPVVLVSSENEDGSENICAISSAFWLGHRCILGFAAQSKTPVNILRTGQCVVNLPDDSMARHVNLLADTTGTENVSDSKKDRGYRYVKDKWTCADLTPQISDLVRPRRILECPVQMECELAEAHQVMKDYPDLKGVIVCIELKILRTHVVDSIRMPGYPNRIDPDKWRPMIMSFQELYGLGGGKLAKSTLGKVQEEKYRGLTRSGVVKLPGDDDKEEVEAAYMKAHGGLEDGN
- a CDS encoding carbon-nitrogen hydrolase domain-containing protein, which gives rise to MASIARSILKKPVKIAIVQLSSGLDKAANLKHAASQVAKAASGGSKIVVLPECFNSPYGTDFFPKYAETLLPLPPVREQAPSYYALSAMAAENKVYLIGGSIPELNPSTKKHYNTCLIFGPDGALLSIHRKMHLFDVNIPGKITFRESDVLSPGNKVTLVDFPEYGKVAIARKGAFALIYPGAFNLITGALHWKLLAQARAVDNQIYVGMCSPARNLDGPYHAWGHSMILDPMAGVLAETEEGEAIIEAELNEERITETRRNIPLETQRRYDIYPDVSEGKVAYEDPDLLGQIRN